The segment ATTATTGTTCACATGGATGAATAAAAAGCGCCCCGAAACGGGGCGGGAAAGTGTTGATTAAAAAAGACCGGAGAGTGATTTCCCCAATGCATCTTGCAATACCGGTTGTGCTTCAGCAAAATCGAGATTGACTTTATTCGCCGTACTCACGACACGAGTACGATAAGTTTTCCACTCCATTTTACCGCCTTGGATATCCTGATCCACATTCGTTGAACTGCCTTGTTTGAGCTTGGCTTTTTGAGTTTGGGTCACCATCTCTCCTGCCAACGGACGCTCACGGATCTGTACATCGGTAATCATACTATAGTAGGTATCATCTACAAGTGCATCCGCAACCACTCCGACAGCAGCACCGATCAGACCGCCTGCCGCAGCATTTGAGTTGGAATTATGCATGGCATATCCGGCAGTAGCACCCATAACGGCACCGCCGAATCCCCCTTCCAATGCACTTTGAGCTCCGCGAAGATCCGTTTTACCCACTTGCAGTACATTGACTTGAAGCATAAAATAGGCTTTTTGAGGACTTGTGGTGATCGAGTATCCGCGACTTATCAATGCATTGGTGAGAATCTCTTTCACTGCAATATCTTTATCAGAGGTATTGCGGACATCAACAAAAATCACCTTTTTTTCCGGCTCCGTCGGCTCTAAAAAAATAGTTTCTGACATTTTCGTTTGAACATCCAGATTACGTTTCTTAATCGCAGTATGCGCCGCACCGCATCCGGTGAACTGGATCGCCACCATGCTGAACATCCCTGCTATCAAAAGCGATTTGGCAATATTTTTTAATTCCATTTTGCTTCCTCCATTCTTATAATCATTGATTGTAAAACATCTACCCTTAAAAATGCATAACAACAATAAATATTTTTATGCGGGATTTATCGTCTCAACAACATCCAATCCAAAACCGCTAAGTCCCGCAAAATCAGATATTTTTGATTCTGCAATGAGGCGCATGTGTTTCACCCCTAGAGATTTTAGAATTTGTGCCCCGATTCCGTACTCTTTCATATTGACCTGCTGATGGTGCGGTTTATTGATGAAAAGCAATACACCGCTGTTGTGTTTGAGATAATTGATCGAATCGATCAAATGGGCGTATTTGCTTTGGTTGAGGAGCAAGTCGATATCCGGAACAACGTTATGGACTTTGACGTTTGCAGTCTCTCCCGCTTTGTAAAATACGATAGCGGTGTGTCGGTTGTTTTGGTGATCGACAAACTCGTACTTTTTGACATGTACGCCGAAAAACTCGATCTCTTCTTCCGAAACCGCTTTGACCAGGGTTTCATTCGCGAGACGGAATTCAACGATATCGGAGATATAAACGATTTTAAGATTATGTTTTACCGCAAAAACGTCCAAATCATCACGACGAGCCATCGTTCCGTCATCTTTCATGATTTCACATATGACTGCAGACTCCGCCAGACCTGAAAGACGGCAGAGATCGACCGATCCTTCCGTATGTCCGATCCGAACCAGTGTCCCGCCCTCTTTTGCGATGAGCGGAAAAATATGTCCCGGTGCAACCAATTCCGAAGGGTGAGAAAGAGGATTCGCCAAAATTTTGATTGTCATATCGCGCTCATAGGTTGAAATACCTGTTGTAGCAACCGTAGCGTCTACTGAGATCGTAAAAGCCGTTTCATGCATAGAAGTATTCGATTTAACCATCGGCTCAAGGCTCAGACGTTTAGCAGTAGAAGGATTTATGGCCACACATATCAGCCCTTTGGCATGTGTGGCCATAAAATTAACATGATCCGGAGTCGAAAAAACCGAGGCGTAAACAAGATCTCCCTCGTTTTCTCGATCTTCGTCATCCACCATGATAACCATATGCCCTTTCTTAAATTCTTCGATAGCATCCAAAACACGTTGCACTGCTGACATTCAATACTCTTTTGTAATTAATATAGTAAGCAATTATAGAGTAAAAGGGTTAAAAAACTATCACAATCAAAAAAATGTACTTATTTAACTCCGTTATTATCGAAGCACTTGACAAATTTGACAAAAGTGTCTATAATTTCGGCCTCTTAACGAGAACATTGGGGTGTCGCCAAGCGGTAAGGCAACTGGTTTTGGTCCAGTCATTCGGGGGTTCGAATCCCTCCTCCCCATCCACCTTTTATACCGCGGAATAGAGCAGTCCGGTAGCTCGTCGGGCTCATAACCCGAAGGTCACAGGTTCAAATCCTGTTTCCGCAACCAATCTAGACTTAGACTTCTACCCTATATAAAGATAGACATTAGAAACCCACTTTTTTTACCGCGGAATAGAGCAGTC is part of the Sulfuricurvum sp. genome and harbors:
- a CDS encoding complement resistance protein TraT; protein product: MELKNIAKSLLIAGMFSMVAIQFTGCGAAHTAIKKRNLDVQTKMSETIFLEPTEPEKKVIFVDVRNTSDKDIAVKEILTNALISRGYSITTSPQKAYFMLQVNVLQVGKTDLRGAQSALEGGFGGAVMGATAGYAMHNSNSNAAAGGLIGAAVGVVADALVDDTYYSMITDVQIRERPLAGEMVTQTQKAKLKQGSSTNVDQDIQGGKMEWKTYRTRVVSTANKVNLDFAEAQPVLQDALGKSLSGLF
- a CDS encoding bifunctional 3,4-dihydroxy-2-butanone 4-phosphate synthase/GTP cyclohydrolase II, whose amino-acid sequence is MSAVQRVLDAIEEFKKGHMVIMVDDEDRENEGDLVYASVFSTPDHVNFMATHAKGLICVAINPSTAKRLSLEPMVKSNTSMHETAFTISVDATVATTGISTYERDMTIKILANPLSHPSELVAPGHIFPLIAKEGGTLVRIGHTEGSVDLCRLSGLAESAVICEIMKDDGTMARRDDLDVFAVKHNLKIVYISDIVEFRLANETLVKAVSEEEIEFFGVHVKKYEFVDHQNNRHTAIVFYKAGETANVKVHNVVPDIDLLLNQSKYAHLIDSINYLKHNSGVLLFINKPHHQQVNMKEYGIGAQILKSLGVKHMRLIAESKISDFAGLSGFGLDVVETINPA